The Humulus lupulus chromosome 3, drHumLupu1.1, whole genome shotgun sequence genome window below encodes:
- the LOC133824616 gene encoding uncharacterized protein LOC133824616 yields MTTGIAESWNNVIAEARGWPITCLMEFMRHTLQKWFFERRTAASAATSPLATEVEADLRKLADKSTTSFSFPSSQYEITVLDGDLDGDVDLRRKTCSCRRFDLTGLPCEHALASARDRGISPYSLCSRFYTVEAWLSSYGGSVYTLGNEESWVIPNDIGSMMIAPPLVKQKAGRPKKKRRLSKGEKNSKQHRCSRCGVLGHNRVTCTTVCPPPSRHA; encoded by the coding sequence ATGACTACAGGTATTGCCGAAAGCTGGAACAATGTCATTGCTGAGGCAcgtgggtggccaattacttgtcTCATGGAATTTATGAGGCACACTTTACAAAAATGGTTTTTCGAGCGTCGAACTGCAGCATCAGCAGCTACAAGTCCTCTTGCCACAGAAGTGGAAGCTGATTTGCGAAAGTTAGCAGACAAGTCCACTACCTCGTTCTCTTTTCCGTCTAGTCAGTATGAAATAACAGTATTGGATGGTGATCTTGATGGAGATGTCGACCTGAGGAGGAAAACATGTAGTTGTAGAAGATTTGATTTGACAGGTCTTCCTTGTGAACACGCTCTAGCTAGTGCTCGAGATCGTGGCATTAGTCCATATAGTTTATGCTCCAGATTCTACACAGTTGAAGCGTGGTTGTCATCCTATGGTGGATCTGTATATACGCTGGGTAATGAAGAATCTTGGGTGATACCAAATGACATAGGAAGTATGATGATAGCTCCTCCTTTAGTGAAGCAGAAGGCtggtcgtccaaagaagaaacGACGTTTATCAAAGGGTGAGAAGAATAGCAAACAACATAGATGTAGTAGATGTGGTGTCCTGGGCCACAATCGAGTGACGTGCACCACTGTTTGTCCCCCGCCGTCTAGACATGCTTAG